The Aureispira anguillae genome contains a region encoding:
- the radC gene encoding RadC family protein → MHYSNTTKLSSIKSWAEEDRPREKMLQRGRKHLSNAELIAILIGSGSATESAVGLAQRILNSSKNNLQELGKKSIQELQLFKGVGPAKAVSIAAALELGIRRQATPIVQKPQITQSSDAYNILVADLMDLPHEEFIVLLLNQSNRVMKRIYISVGGVAGTVVDVKKIFRAVLENPLVSAIILGHNHPSDNLHPSKADIDITQKIKQAGKYLDIAVLDHLIIAGNSYTSLADEGLM, encoded by the coding sequence ATGCACTATTCTAACACTACCAAGTTATCATCTATTAAGTCATGGGCAGAGGAAGATCGCCCTAGAGAAAAAATGTTACAAAGAGGTCGGAAACATTTATCCAATGCAGAGTTAATTGCTATTTTGATTGGCTCTGGTTCCGCAACAGAATCTGCTGTAGGTTTGGCACAACGGATTCTCAATTCAAGCAAAAATAACCTACAAGAATTAGGAAAAAAGAGTATTCAAGAATTGCAATTATTTAAAGGAGTGGGACCTGCCAAGGCTGTTTCTATAGCTGCTGCCTTAGAATTGGGGATTCGCAGACAAGCAACCCCTATTGTACAAAAACCTCAGATTACTCAAAGCTCGGATGCTTACAACATACTAGTCGCTGACTTGATGGATTTACCACATGAAGAATTTATTGTCTTGCTACTCAATCAATCTAATCGAGTTATGAAGCGCATTTATATTAGTGTGGGTGGGGTAGCAGGCACGGTGGTAGATGTCAAAAAAATATTTCGAGCAGTTTTAGAAAATCCCTTAGTTTCCGCAATTATTTTAGGTCATAATCATCCTTCTGATAATCTTCATCCAAGCAAGGCAGATATTGATATTACTCAAAAAATAAAACAAGCAGGTAAGTACTTAGATATTGCTGTATTGGATCATCTTATTATTGCGGGAAATAGCTATACAAGCCTTGCAGACGAAGGTTTGATGTAA
- a CDS encoding C2 family cysteine protease, translating to MAFLKKITELKEQIKYFEELTANLEHSSNHKQFAIQLSALKKLLDQHLMSNKWQVKWWTNTPIEVEKDQIKVRVQVGGFKFTEADKTTPITVLIRVSFDSTEVSTTLNQPTKSNDGWHAFRGEVQIPIDFLSGSFTINVTTTVGGKTHSLSDQRSLPEIDPEGQEVLAYLNGLNLEKDSLTIYAKLKTETVEGKSLRELDAFKAEIEAAIADIQNNMLSPAQNMSGAGKALFEKLLKEQPINCKSYFHRHYESEWKDGTTAYYNIMHFVVNLHTHKISDFTTEYIQPLQTKLAEVVQEMDQIKTANAKIEAAYHNNLIEIAEKTAIGGIIVRKIKEICGLIADYEALKEDHAFLNEPEGTDAFKLVVKDRDTVIQPIFQTLEGLKAKHVALGKTIVENYDLLYRPNGSLRGGKETKALRKELKKEENEATFSLSIFTTEEEVLILHEHIFGKIKLFATRATDFYKDYHRIWLDFSRIDQSTPEMSIKAYDPILDKEFKEKFEKSIETFDDGEKARSGLSLGEVNNTLTDEQGINPEDVQQGSIGDCYFLSGVEALARFDANQIYGGPDSIISEPDSDGNYTVQLYIPDPLPTDAKHLRRVRIKVKPTFVEAKIVLKNTKQVKTSTDPEYLKPEKTPFFAKSGKEEKKGEKGEMWVQLLEKAIAELEGSYGEITGDKNEIPLSGLEMLTGQRSTNYSLPVDLDTAINALITAQTTNQQTPMAKFATKSILPAMGSSAIGSGEKHTLYRPNTRLYAKHAYSLVRIINTTVNNEVFQLQNPHNHDIVEEGQAIDGGRLIEVTRAELSTYFSSIEIN from the coding sequence ATGGCTTTTCTAAAAAAGATCACTGAATTAAAAGAACAAATCAAGTATTTTGAAGAATTAACAGCAAATTTAGAGCATAGTTCTAATCATAAACAATTTGCAATACAATTATCAGCACTGAAAAAATTATTGGATCAGCATTTAATGTCTAATAAATGGCAAGTGAAATGGTGGACAAATACCCCTATAGAAGTTGAAAAGGATCAGATAAAAGTTCGAGTACAAGTAGGCGGTTTTAAGTTTACTGAAGCAGATAAAACAACTCCTATTACGGTTTTAATTCGAGTATCTTTTGACTCCACAGAGGTATCGACAACTCTAAATCAACCTACTAAATCCAATGATGGTTGGCATGCCTTTAGGGGAGAAGTTCAGATTCCTATAGATTTTTTAAGTGGCTCCTTTACGATTAATGTTACCACAACTGTAGGTGGAAAAACACATTCACTTTCAGATCAGCGAAGCCTACCAGAAATAGATCCAGAAGGGCAAGAAGTGTTGGCTTATCTGAATGGGTTGAATTTAGAAAAAGATTCTTTAACGATCTATGCTAAGCTAAAAACAGAAACTGTAGAAGGCAAAAGCCTTCGGGAGTTAGATGCTTTTAAGGCAGAAATAGAAGCAGCTATTGCGGACATCCAAAACAATATGCTTAGCCCTGCGCAAAATATGTCTGGAGCTGGAAAGGCTTTGTTTGAAAAACTATTAAAAGAACAGCCTATTAATTGCAAAAGCTATTTTCATCGGCATTATGAATCGGAGTGGAAAGATGGAACCACAGCTTATTATAACATCATGCATTTTGTGGTCAATTTGCACACACATAAAATTTCAGATTTTACTACTGAATATATCCAGCCTTTACAAACTAAGCTAGCAGAGGTTGTCCAAGAAATGGATCAAATAAAAACGGCCAATGCTAAAATAGAAGCAGCTTATCATAATAATTTGATAGAGATAGCGGAAAAAACAGCAATAGGGGGCATTATTGTTCGTAAAATAAAGGAAATTTGTGGGCTAATTGCTGATTATGAAGCACTAAAAGAAGATCATGCTTTTTTGAATGAGCCAGAGGGGACTGATGCTTTTAAGTTGGTGGTTAAAGATAGAGATACGGTTATACAACCTATTTTTCAGACCTTAGAGGGACTCAAAGCTAAGCATGTTGCACTTGGTAAAACGATTGTTGAAAATTACGATTTATTGTATCGACCCAATGGCAGTCTTAGAGGAGGAAAGGAGACCAAAGCACTTCGGAAGGAGCTTAAAAAAGAAGAAAATGAAGCAACTTTTTCGCTGAGCATTTTTACAACAGAGGAAGAAGTATTGATATTGCACGAACATATATTTGGCAAGATAAAGCTTTTTGCAACTAGGGCAACGGATTTTTACAAAGACTATCACAGGATTTGGTTGGACTTTTCTAGAATTGACCAGTCTACTCCTGAAATGAGCATCAAGGCTTATGATCCTATTTTAGATAAAGAATTTAAAGAGAAATTTGAAAAGAGTATTGAAACTTTTGATGACGGAGAGAAAGCTAGAAGTGGACTTAGTTTGGGAGAGGTGAACAACACATTAACTGATGAACAAGGAATTAATCCAGAAGATGTGCAGCAGGGGAGCATAGGCGATTGCTATTTTTTGTCAGGCGTAGAAGCGTTGGCTCGTTTTGATGCCAATCAGATTTACGGAGGACCTGATTCCATTATATCAGAACCAGATTCAGACGGTAATTATACGGTTCAATTGTATATTCCTGATCCACTGCCAACAGATGCTAAGCACTTGAGAAGAGTTCGAATTAAGGTTAAACCAACGTTTGTTGAGGCAAAAATTGTTCTAAAAAACACTAAGCAGGTAAAAACAAGTACAGATCCAGAATATTTAAAACCAGAAAAAACGCCCTTTTTTGCCAAAAGTGGGAAAGAAGAAAAAAAAGGAGAAAAAGGCGAAATGTGGGTACAACTGTTGGAAAAAGCAATCGCAGAGTTGGAAGGTTCTTATGGTGAAATCACAGGAGATAAAAATGAAATTCCTCTTTCGGGGCTAGAAATGTTAACAGGACAGCGTTCTACCAATTATAGTCTTCCAGTTGACCTAGATACAGCAATTAATGCCTTGATTACTGCCCAAACGACCAATCAGCAAACACCAATGGCAAAGTTTGCGACCAAAAGCATTCTTCCAGCAATGGGAAGCTCCGCAATAGGATCGGGCGAAAAACATACCTTATATCGCCCCAATACAAGACTATATGCCAAGCATGCCTATTCATTGGTTCGTATCATCAATACAACTGTTAATAATGAAGTTTTTCAATTGCAAAATCCGCATAACCATGATATTGTAGAAGAGGGGCAAGCCATTGATGGAGGGCGTTTGATTGAGGTTACTAGAGCAGAATTAAGCACCTATTTCTCTTCCATAGAGATTAACTAA
- a CDS encoding leucine-rich repeat domain-containing protein, protein MKYSLLILLVISLGSCTHKLIWECPYGEDLSTCSFNKEHVVYEKLQKKYWTKIVFDGLEMDTLPLSIFYLKKLNTFSAWGSGVRFIPQRFFDLQNLKVFRLDGNHLSYLSEDINKLQKLKHLFLGGGTLQKLPTELPPNLKGLGLGNNSFGTIPTVVYGLKKLEFLYLDGNWLDSIPAKIMELRQLKVLSIGSNRFLEKLPKFDNFPSLLHLDISDLPLIKELPDDFFAGISHLTGLRISKFKGKIPSSFDQLIHLDYLAAEKTNMGKQKMEQICHLLNLRYLSLEDNWVKTIPKEFAQLKKLERLDLKGNLLNAFPKEICALSKLKRLNLSDNSIKKLPIAIEQLKQLKYLFLHDCELEELPESFAKLPKLEELVLSKNPIQKLPATIGQLKNLRYLNIRKTGIKVLPPSIKKLKNLKKITVSKHQIQNLKEQLPPNCKIEAY, encoded by the coding sequence ATGAAATATAGCCTACTGATACTTTTAGTGATAAGTTTAGGGAGTTGTACGCACAAACTAATTTGGGAATGTCCTTATGGAGAAGATTTAAGTACTTGCTCCTTTAATAAGGAACATGTTGTTTATGAAAAACTACAAAAAAAGTATTGGACTAAAATCGTTTTTGATGGATTAGAAATGGATACACTTCCCCTTTCTATTTTTTACTTAAAAAAGTTGAATACTTTTTCTGCATGGGGAAGTGGAGTTCGATTTATTCCTCAACGTTTTTTTGATTTACAAAATCTCAAAGTGTTTAGATTGGATGGCAATCATCTTAGCTATCTTTCTGAGGATATTAATAAACTACAGAAGCTTAAACATCTCTTTCTTGGAGGGGGGACTTTGCAGAAACTTCCTACTGAACTGCCCCCCAATTTAAAGGGCTTAGGGCTTGGGAATAATTCTTTTGGAACAATACCTACTGTTGTTTATGGTTTAAAAAAATTGGAATTTTTGTACTTGGATGGGAATTGGCTAGACTCTATCCCCGCTAAAATTATGGAACTGCGCCAACTAAAAGTATTAAGTATAGGGAGCAATCGATTCCTAGAAAAATTACCAAAGTTCGATAATTTTCCCTCTTTATTGCATTTGGACATTTCTGATTTGCCCTTAATCAAGGAGCTGCCCGATGATTTTTTTGCAGGGATAAGCCACCTAACGGGCTTGAGAATTTCTAAGTTTAAAGGAAAGATTCCGAGTAGTTTTGATCAGTTGATCCATTTAGACTATTTAGCCGCAGAAAAAACGAATATGGGGAAGCAAAAAATGGAGCAAATATGCCATCTATTGAACTTGCGCTATTTATCGTTAGAAGATAATTGGGTAAAAACAATCCCCAAAGAATTTGCCCAATTAAAAAAGCTAGAAAGGCTTGATTTAAAGGGCAATTTATTGAATGCCTTTCCTAAGGAAATTTGTGCGTTATCAAAGCTAAAAAGGCTAAATTTGAGTGATAATTCTATAAAAAAACTCCCCATAGCAATAGAACAATTAAAACAATTAAAGTATTTGTTCCTCCATGATTGTGAACTAGAGGAATTGCCAGAAAGTTTTGCTAAGTTGCCCAAATTGGAAGAATTGGTACTTAGCAAAAATCCTATCCAAAAGCTGCCTGCTACTATAGGGCAGCTCAAAAACTTGCGCTATTTAAATATTCGTAAAACAGGGATCAAAGTACTTCCACCAAGCATCAAGAAATTAAAAAATCTCAAGAAAATTACGGTTTCTAAACATCAAATTCAAAATCTTAAAGAGCAGCTTCCACCCAATTGTAAAATTGAAGCGTATTAA
- the rlmN gene encoding 23S rRNA (adenine(2503)-C(2))-methyltransferase RlmN: MEKKDIRELGLDDLVRFFVSIGESKFRAKQVYEWLWKKSAYSFEDMTNLSKKLRETLKETFVILPIVEDLSQVSADGTIKSRFKLHDGHLVESVLIPVPNQNRYTVCISSQVGCSLSCKFCATGQMDRIRNLTAAEIYDQVVKVNVKCEAHYGHPITNIVYMGMGEPLLAYKPVMRSVEMLTSEAGLNMAPRRITLSTAGIAKMIKKLADDGTRVNLALSLHAADDVKRNSIMAINESNNLKTLTEALRYFYSKTKDSKITFEYIAFDGFNDTIEDAKNLLQLCRQVPTAKVNVIEYNPVNGVEFTKSKEDKMDKFAQYLRKNNVAITLRRSRGKDIDAACGQLANKE; the protein is encoded by the coding sequence ATGGAAAAAAAAGATATTAGAGAATTGGGCTTGGATGACTTGGTTCGTTTTTTTGTCTCAATAGGAGAATCAAAGTTTAGAGCCAAGCAGGTGTACGAGTGGCTGTGGAAAAAGAGTGCTTATTCTTTTGAGGATATGACCAACTTGTCTAAAAAATTAAGGGAAACGCTAAAGGAGACGTTTGTTATTTTGCCAATTGTTGAAGACTTGTCACAAGTTAGTGCAGATGGGACGATTAAATCTCGGTTCAAATTGCACGATGGGCATTTGGTAGAATCTGTTTTGATTCCTGTTCCTAACCAAAACCGTTATACCGTTTGTATTTCTTCTCAAGTAGGTTGTAGTTTGAGTTGCAAGTTTTGTGCAACGGGGCAAATGGATAGAATTCGCAATCTAACAGCTGCGGAAATTTATGATCAGGTGGTTAAGGTTAATGTTAAGTGTGAAGCACACTATGGTCATCCCATTACTAATATTGTATACATGGGAATGGGGGAGCCTTTGTTGGCTTATAAGCCCGTTATGCGCAGTGTAGAAATGTTGACGTCAGAGGCAGGCTTGAATATGGCTCCTCGACGCATTACCTTAAGTACTGCAGGGATTGCTAAAATGATTAAAAAACTAGCAGACGATGGTACCCGTGTCAATTTAGCGTTGTCTTTGCATGCCGCAGACGATGTTAAACGGAATTCGATCATGGCCATCAATGAAAGCAACAATCTGAAAACGTTGACAGAAGCTTTGCGTTATTTTTATAGTAAAACAAAGGACAGCAAAATAACCTTTGAATACATTGCTTTTGATGGCTTTAATGATACGATAGAAGATGCTAAAAATTTGTTGCAATTATGCAGGCAAGTCCCAACCGCAAAGGTAAATGTTATAGAGTACAACCCTGTTAATGGCGTTGAGTTTACCAAGTCCAAAGAGGACAAAATGGATAAATTTGCTCAATATTTAAGAAAAAATAATGTTGCCATTACCTTGCGTCGCTCTCGTGGAAAAGATATAGATGCGGCTTGTGGGCAATTGGCCAATAAAGAATAA
- a CDS encoding ABC transporter permease, translating to MLHLLQLEWKKVAPNRSFRLAMGMYVILLPLLYLTVKSMTSSGKGAPAEMVQSFYVFPNIWDTIAYWASWLTFFLLVYISIWMVTSEHSFKTMRQNLITGMERRSFLLGKVMMMTLLALFATLYMAIVAYIYGSFAGGYGNPWGHEINAVWRFFVQNMFYMSFAFMLAVLFNRSGLAMIVFFAYLLIVERIIRYLVFLNLLDQLKWGSYFPGSAAWDVVPFYMAKKAPSFNQEIAELILPYNVATGLTIVYTILFLGIAYRVFMTRDL from the coding sequence ATGTTGCATCTATTACAACTGGAGTGGAAAAAAGTGGCTCCTAATCGTTCTTTTCGATTGGCAATGGGCATGTATGTGATTTTATTGCCACTGTTATATTTAACCGTTAAGTCAATGACTTCCTCTGGCAAGGGAGCACCAGCGGAAATGGTACAGTCTTTTTATGTATTTCCTAATATTTGGGACACCATTGCTTATTGGGCAAGTTGGTTAACTTTTTTCTTGTTGGTATATATCTCTATATGGATGGTTACTTCAGAGCATTCCTTCAAGACAATGCGACAGAATTTGATTACGGGAATGGAGCGCCGATCTTTTTTATTGGGCAAGGTAATGATGATGACCCTATTGGCACTTTTTGCTACCTTATATATGGCAATTGTTGCGTATATCTATGGCTCTTTTGCTGGAGGCTATGGCAATCCTTGGGGGCATGAAATCAATGCTGTTTGGCGTTTTTTTGTTCAAAATATGTTCTATATGAGTTTCGCCTTTATGTTAGCGGTACTCTTTAATAGAAGCGGTTTGGCAATGATTGTGTTCTTTGCTTATTTATTAATTGTAGAACGAATTATTCGCTATTTAGTTTTTCTCAATTTATTAGACCAGCTCAAGTGGGGGAGTTATTTCCCAGGTAGTGCAGCTTGGGATGTTGTTCCTTTTTATATGGCAAAAAAAGCTCCTTCTTTTAATCAAGAAATTGCAGAACTTATTTTGCCTTATAATGTTGCAACGGGGCTTACTATTGTGTATACTATTCTTTTCTTAGGAATTGCTTATCGTGTATTCATGACTAGAGATTTATAG
- a CDS encoding M23 family metallopeptidase: MFKWIDEKYRLVLINDETFQEERSFRLIPFNVIAIIGAIVMVISLFTILLLVFTPMGRIVPEHSNQNIRSQISKIYVHIDSLEQAVADRDLFILKIKDLVYEKFEYANDIKDPSAQKSGKEVVVPQKSDELKVLMESVDSETELGNLIENTLQTNTDISAMIFTAPLKGIISDTFAPSRGHYGTDIVAPKGEVIKATQKGTVIVATWSADTGHMLAIQHDNNIISFYKHNSSLLKKAGDIVHAGEGIAIIGNTGEMTDGPHLHFEMWFNGQPINAQRYIQFKD, translated from the coding sequence ATGTTCAAGTGGATAGATGAAAAATATCGGTTGGTACTTATTAATGATGAAACATTTCAAGAAGAACGCTCTTTTAGGTTGATTCCTTTTAATGTAATTGCAATTATTGGTGCCATTGTTATGGTCATTAGCTTATTTACCATTCTATTGCTGGTTTTTACTCCAATGGGACGGATTGTACCAGAGCATAGCAATCAAAATATTCGTTCACAAATCAGTAAGATCTATGTTCATATTGACTCGTTAGAGCAAGCTGTGGCTGATCGGGATTTATTTATTCTAAAAATCAAAGATTTGGTCTATGAAAAGTTTGAATATGCCAATGATATAAAAGATCCCTCTGCCCAAAAATCAGGGAAAGAAGTTGTTGTACCACAAAAATCGGATGAGTTAAAAGTCTTGATGGAAAGTGTAGATAGCGAAACAGAGTTGGGTAATTTAATAGAAAACACCCTACAGACAAATACAGATATTAGCGCTATGATTTTTACCGCACCACTAAAAGGAATTATATCTGACACCTTTGCTCCTAGCCGTGGGCATTATGGAACGGACATTGTTGCCCCCAAAGGCGAAGTCATCAAAGCCACTCAAAAAGGAACCGTAATTGTAGCAACTTGGTCGGCAGATACTGGACATATGTTAGCTATTCAGCACGATAATAATATCATTTCGTTCTACAAACACAACTCTTCTTTGCTCAAAAAAGCAGGAGACATTGTTCATGCAGGAGAAGGTATCGCAATTATTGGCAATACAGGAGAAATGACAGATGGTCCGCATTTGCATTTTGAGATGTGGTTCAATGGTCAACCCATTAATGCACAACGTTATATTCAATTTAAAGACTAG
- the porW gene encoding type IX secretion system periplasmic lipoprotein PorW/SprE, whose protein sequence is MKSLFIFFSTIGLTIIMLVGCAKQTLVTKPYHNLTGRYNAYYNANLRVVESFDLLNKQHQDNYNKYLEMYPYAAVADAGAVKQPLDEAITKCARNIKLHTVGNWTDDSYHLMGKAEFLQKEYERAANTFKFIVDKYHPENVAKELEKLKKKKKKKKRKKKRRKRKKRKKKKKSQKKKTKQEAEDEEDEKPIKYGIKHRPVRYRSMLWLAKTYIELGQFDEAGYYLRQLENDKKVPKKLYPRIQAVIAYSWIKQKEYEKAIEPLELAVAHTKKKTIKNRYVYLLGQIYQMQGNSQLAMERFHHILRLRPSYEMEFNARLNMAKNAAGATGKKVVDPEIALKRMLRDSKNEEYKDQIYFALAEIKLKSGNKEDGILALQQSLNYSSNNAQRTEGCLLLAQLFYEKDDFVQSYAYYDSTIQVMDKKDERFATTDLYKHRLKGVATHLAAKIDKDSMLVVGSWERLKQERWAINGMEMEEAMAKNRAAKGPNNPLPTKKGFREMELSSMNAATDRPLPSRTGSRGATGTVTISDAALQKSKFPLYNATLKKKGEREFEKRWNKRSWVDNWRRSDREEDITINDEEIAAAVPKTQAEIDAYLKKKGVPKSDQEKEALALKVGEAMFKAAEHYREDLGRNDKALQLVKQLVAKYPDNPYAVEAMFLAYNIYSEKNNATQANYYKNEILKKYPESNIAKVLSDPEFANSEKIKYQKINQYYDDTYAMIQDGKAEQALSRVRAVPTEFGSNYEMKARFAILEAMCVGGMKGEQDYIKALRIIVTSFPNTKEEKQAKAMIAILGGNKAKNKGGAVNNNKGGAKDLVPYRVNMKTKHLILVVFDNKKTKINQYRAGLTEFNNKFYLNNRLSVSSILVDGGTPSLTIRGAFTSGEQAMKYVTDARANPEFLPGVKGYTIYAISQENYGLAMTTQKFYQYRAFFEKHYR, encoded by the coding sequence ATGAAAAGTCTATTCATATTCTTTAGTACCATCGGGCTAACCATCATTATGTTGGTAGGATGTGCTAAACAAACTCTTGTTACCAAGCCTTATCACAACTTAACAGGGCGTTACAATGCTTATTATAATGCCAATTTGCGTGTTGTAGAGAGCTTTGATTTGTTGAACAAGCAACATCAGGACAATTACAATAAGTACTTGGAAATGTATCCTTATGCGGCAGTAGCCGATGCAGGGGCGGTCAAGCAACCATTGGATGAAGCCATTACTAAATGCGCTCGAAATATTAAATTACATACGGTTGGGAATTGGACCGATGATAGCTATCATTTGATGGGAAAGGCTGAGTTTTTACAAAAGGAGTATGAACGTGCTGCTAATACTTTTAAATTTATTGTCGATAAATACCATCCAGAAAATGTTGCCAAAGAGTTAGAAAAACTCAAAAAGAAAAAGAAGAAAAAAAAGAGAAAGAAAAAGCGTAGAAAACGCAAAAAGAGAAAGAAAAAGAAGAAGTCCCAAAAGAAAAAAACGAAGCAAGAGGCTGAGGATGAAGAGGACGAAAAACCAATCAAATATGGCATCAAACATCGTCCTGTACGATATCGTTCTATGCTTTGGTTGGCTAAAACGTACATTGAATTGGGACAATTTGATGAGGCGGGGTATTATCTGCGACAATTAGAAAATGATAAAAAGGTTCCTAAAAAACTTTATCCAAGAATTCAAGCTGTTATTGCTTATAGTTGGATCAAACAGAAAGAGTACGAAAAGGCTATAGAGCCTTTAGAATTGGCTGTAGCGCATACAAAAAAGAAAACGATCAAAAATCGTTACGTCTATTTATTGGGGCAAATCTATCAGATGCAAGGAAATAGCCAATTGGCAATGGAGCGTTTTCATCATATTTTGCGTTTACGCCCTAGTTATGAGATGGAATTTAATGCTCGTCTTAATATGGCAAAAAATGCAGCTGGTGCAACGGGCAAAAAGGTAGTCGATCCTGAAATCGCTTTGAAACGCATGTTGCGTGATTCAAAGAATGAAGAATACAAAGATCAAATCTATTTTGCTTTAGCCGAAATTAAATTAAAATCAGGTAATAAAGAGGATGGAATTCTTGCTTTACAGCAATCCTTAAATTATAGCAGTAATAATGCGCAACGTACTGAAGGCTGCCTACTATTGGCTCAATTGTTTTATGAAAAGGATGACTTTGTTCAGTCCTATGCTTATTACGATAGTACCATCCAAGTAATGGATAAAAAGGATGAGCGCTTTGCAACCACAGATCTGTATAAACATCGATTAAAAGGCGTGGCTACTCATTTAGCAGCAAAGATAGATAAAGATAGTATGTTAGTGGTTGGTTCTTGGGAGCGATTAAAACAAGAACGTTGGGCGATTAATGGAATGGAAATGGAAGAAGCGATGGCAAAAAATCGTGCAGCAAAAGGACCTAATAACCCGTTGCCTACTAAAAAAGGATTTCGTGAAATGGAACTGAGTTCTATGAATGCTGCTACAGATCGACCATTACCTAGCCGAACAGGATCTAGAGGTGCAACAGGGACGGTAACGATTTCGGATGCAGCATTACAAAAATCAAAATTTCCATTGTATAATGCCACCCTCAAAAAGAAGGGAGAACGTGAGTTTGAAAAGCGTTGGAATAAACGTTCTTGGGTGGATAATTGGAGACGTTCAGATCGAGAAGAGGACATTACAATAAATGATGAAGAAATTGCTGCTGCTGTTCCTAAAACACAAGCAGAGATTGATGCCTACCTGAAGAAAAAGGGAGTGCCTAAGAGCGATCAAGAAAAAGAAGCATTGGCGCTAAAAGTTGGTGAGGCTATGTTTAAAGCGGCAGAACATTATAGAGAGGATTTAGGTAGAAATGACAAAGCGCTCCAATTGGTTAAACAATTGGTTGCTAAGTATCCTGATAATCCTTATGCTGTAGAGGCGATGTTTTTGGCTTACAATATCTATTCGGAAAAAAACAATGCTACCCAAGCCAATTATTATAAAAATGAAATTCTTAAAAAGTATCCAGAATCAAATATTGCAAAAGTGTTGAGCGATCCTGAATTTGCTAATTCTGAAAAAATTAAGTATCAAAAAATTAACCAATATTATGACGATACTTATGCTATGATCCAAGATGGAAAAGCAGAGCAGGCTTTGAGTAGAGTTCGTGCCGTTCCAACGGAGTTTGGGAGCAATTATGAAATGAAAGCACGTTTTGCCATATTGGAAGCTATGTGTGTAGGGGGAATGAAAGGAGAACAGGATTATATCAAAGCATTAAGAATTATTGTTACTAGTTTTCCCAACACCAAAGAAGAAAAGCAGGCTAAGGCAATGATCGCTATTTTAGGTGGCAATAAAGCAAAAAATAAAGGAGGAGCAGTAAATAATAATAAGGGGGGAGCCAAAGACTTAGTGCCTTATCGAGTAAATATGAAAACCAAGCATCTTATCTTGGTTGTGTTTGACAATAAAAAGACAAAAATTAATCAGTATAGAGCAGGATTAACGGAGTTTAACAACAAGTTCTATTTAAACAACCGTTTGAGTGTTTCTTCTATTTTGGTAGATGGAGGAACGCCTAGTTTGACGATTCGTGGTGCTTTTACGAGCGGAGAGCAGGCAATGAAGTACGTAACAGATGCTAGAGCTAATCCAGAATTTTTACCAGGTGTAAAAGGCTATACCATTTATGCGATTTCTCAAGAAAATTATGGGCTAGCAATGACTACACAAAAGTTCTATCAGTACCGTGCATTTTTTGAGAAACATTACCGATAA